The Nerophis ophidion isolate RoL-2023_Sa linkage group LG07, RoL_Noph_v1.0, whole genome shotgun sequence genome contains a region encoding:
- the LOC133556417 gene encoding arrestin domain-containing protein 3-like, which produces MTIVNFSIEYDSINSRNIFTNGDTINGRIIVELSKDTTIQSLSFVGKGSAVVCWTEDVNHSQFVSHIVCHYWSGEKYYDIKQHILRDGNETFPKGRHVFPFTFKVPDRKMPSSFKSSTNRIVHEVKAELKQPMKLTKEAKAHFTFVSKADLDIHGLMEPQHNFTDRSLSTCGVGRISMDVYTSQVGYQQGEDLQVQVEIHNQSSRTLKPKFVLYEKQSFSAQGHRRLYKNEILKEKGDLVEAHSNKTVMNIITIPRELPTSILNSAIIKLEYRLKIVLGIKFGINPKIKLPIVVLPALEVSDGEQPPGPAAAFQPTTLEPNTGQLPNHCTSLHHMNDTRCIPP; this is translated from the exons ATGACCATTGTGAATTTCTCCATTGAATATGATTCCATCAATAGCCGGAACATCTTCACAAATGGAGATACAATTAACGGACGGATTATTGTGGAGCTCTCTAAAGATACTACAATCCAGTCTCTCTCTTTTGTTGGAAAAGGAAGTGCAGTGGTTTGCTGGACTGAAGATGTAAATCACAGTCAATTTGTTTCACATATTGTATGTCACTACTGGTCTGGTGAAAAATATTATGATATCAAACAACATATCTTGAGAGATG GTAATGAAACATTTCCCAAAGGAAGACATGTGTTCCCTTTTACCTTCAAGGTCCCTGACAG AAAAATGCCGTCTTCCTTCAAGTCAAGCACTAATAGAATTGTTCATGAGGTTAAGGCAGAGCTCAAACAGCCAATGAAACTGACAAAGGAGGCCAAAGCCCACTTTACATTTGTCTCCAAAGCCGACTTGGATATACACGGACTCATG gaaccTCAACATAATTTCACTGATAGAAGTCTCAGTACTTGTGGCGTTGGTAGAATTTCAATGGATGTTTACACGAGCCAAGTGGGATACCAGCAAG GTGAAGATCTCCAAGTCCAAGTTGAAATTCACAACCAATCCTCTCGTACCTTGAAGCCTAAATTCGTATTGTACGAAAAGCAGAGTTTCTCTGCTCAAGGTCACAGGAGACTTTACAAAAATGAGATTCTTAAGGAGAAAGGGGACCTCGTTGAGGCGCATAGTAACAAGACTGTGATGAATATAATCACCATCCCCAGAGAGCTGCCGACCTCTATTTTGAATAGCGCCATCATCAAGCTGGAATACAGGCTGAAG ATCGTCCTGGGAATCAAATTTGGAATCAATCCAAAGATCAAACTTCCAATCGTTGTCCTACCTGCCCTTGAGGTTTCTGACGGAGAACAACCACCAGGTCCTGCAGCTGCCTTCCAACCAACCACCCTGGAGCCAAACACAGGGCAGCTACCCAACCACTGCACTTCCCTCCACCATATGAATGACACACGGTGTATCCCTCCTTAA